From a region of the Agromyces ramosus genome:
- a CDS encoding DUF7059 domain-containing protein produces MTTEPGAVAPTPNDVDADADADGATRGLIARLRDDLAAARFTVASLEGLWGADAASALHRGERVPARRVLDARRAAHGASADLATLAELFVLGLPVPAADVAHALPALGIDGAVLLGLLGHDVGHGLGESLRAMLDLRPYAFSDALGSAEWWILSDLGELALGHALGERHVLGVGGASTTLSGLMLPTPARRVLDLGTGCGIQAMHASRLAQHVVATDISTRALEIARLNMMLNDIGGVEFRLGSLFEPVEGERFDRILSNPPFVITPRGGDVPEYDYRDGGMVGDALVEAVIRGVADHLEPGGIAQLLGNWEYRGRREALDRVRAWVTGLDHWVVEREVQHVTVYAETWIRDGGTRHGTPEFDRLYDAWLDDFAARGVHQVGFGYVLLRRADDSGRRPRLARLERLHGPLGDNGSGLGGHLAECLAAHDRQASLDDAELASAHLVVAGDVTEERHYWPGDEDPTAMLLRQGGGFGRAITLDTGLAALVGACDGVLSVGAIVAALAHLLEVDESALSAELLPAVRTLIDDGMLHFAESDLGPE; encoded by the coding sequence ATGACCACCGAGCCGGGCGCCGTTGCGCCGACCCCGAACGACGTCGATGCCGACGCCGACGCCGACGGGGCGACGCGCGGCCTGATCGCCCGGCTTCGCGACGACCTCGCCGCGGCACGCTTCACGGTTGCCTCGCTCGAGGGCCTGTGGGGTGCGGATGCCGCGTCGGCGCTGCATCGCGGCGAACGCGTGCCGGCGCGCCGCGTGCTCGACGCCCGCCGGGCCGCGCACGGGGCATCCGCCGATCTTGCGACGCTCGCGGAGCTGTTCGTGCTCGGCCTGCCCGTGCCGGCTGCCGACGTGGCGCACGCGTTGCCTGCGCTCGGCATCGACGGGGCGGTGCTGCTCGGGCTGCTCGGGCACGATGTCGGGCACGGACTCGGGGAGTCCCTCCGCGCGATGCTCGATCTCAGGCCCTACGCGTTCAGCGATGCGCTGGGCTCCGCCGAGTGGTGGATCCTGTCCGACCTGGGCGAGCTCGCCCTCGGACACGCCCTGGGGGAGCGGCACGTGCTGGGCGTCGGCGGTGCGTCGACGACGCTCTCGGGACTGATGCTGCCCACCCCGGCTCGTCGCGTGCTCGATCTCGGCACGGGCTGCGGGATCCAGGCCATGCACGCGTCGCGGCTCGCGCAGCACGTCGTCGCGACCGACATCTCCACGCGGGCGCTCGAGATCGCGCGCCTGAACATGATGCTGAACGACATCGGCGGGGTCGAGTTCAGGCTGGGCAGCCTCTTCGAGCCGGTCGAGGGCGAACGGTTCGACCGAATACTGTCGAACCCGCCGTTCGTGATCACCCCGCGCGGCGGCGACGTGCCCGAGTACGACTACCGCGATGGCGGCATGGTCGGCGACGCGCTCGTCGAAGCGGTCATCCGGGGCGTCGCCGACCATCTCGAGCCGGGCGGCATCGCCCAGCTGCTCGGCAACTGGGAGTACCGCGGCCGTCGCGAGGCGCTCGACCGCGTGCGCGCGTGGGTCACCGGGCTCGACCACTGGGTCGTCGAACGCGAGGTCCAGCACGTCACGGTCTACGCCGAGACCTGGATCCGCGACGGCGGCACGCGCCACGGCACGCCCGAGTTCGACCGGCTCTACGACGCGTGGCTCGACGATTTCGCGGCTCGGGGAGTGCATCAGGTGGGCTTCGGGTACGTGCTGCTGCGACGCGCCGACGACAGCGGCCGGCGCCCGCGATTGGCACGCCTCGAACGGCTGCACGGTCCGCTCGGCGACAACGGCTCCGGCCTCGGCGGCCACCTCGCCGAATGCCTCGCCGCGCACGACCGGCAGGCGTCGCTCGATGACGCGGAGCTCGCGTCGGCGCACCTGGTGGTGGCCGGCGACGTCACCGAGGAGCGCCACTACTGGCCGGGCGACGAGGATCCGACGGCGATGCTGCTGCGCCAGGGCGGCGGGTTCGGTCGCGCGATCACCCTCGACACGGGGCTCGCGGCGCTCGTCGGCGCCTGCGACGGCGTCCTCTCGGTCGGCGCGATCGTCGCGGCGCTCGCGCACCTGCTCGAGGTCGACGAGTCGGCGCTCTCGGCCGAGCTGCTGCCCGCCGTGCGGACCCTCATCGACGACGGGATGCTGCACTTCGCCGAGTCGGACCTCGGGCCAGAGTGA
- the pnuC gene encoding nicotinamide riboside transporter PnuC, with the protein MNPIEWLFDAQLVIGDQVILWREIVGNLFGLASALGGLRRKVWAWPVGIVGNALLFTVFLGAVFDTPNPVNLLGQAGRQLMFIAVSIYGWVRWSQHRHVSETAVEPRWASTKERVLLAVALVGGTLVLTPIFRALGSFEPVWADAWIFMGSLLATWGMAKGWTEFWLIWVAVDVVGVPLLISAGYYASALLYVFYGAFTIFGFITWMRVQRITTARELARAPSTPLH; encoded by the coding sequence GTGAACCCCATCGAGTGGCTGTTCGACGCCCAGCTCGTGATCGGCGACCAGGTGATCCTCTGGCGCGAGATCGTCGGCAACCTCTTCGGGCTCGCGAGCGCGCTCGGCGGACTCCGCCGCAAGGTCTGGGCGTGGCCCGTCGGCATCGTCGGCAACGCGCTCCTGTTCACCGTGTTCCTCGGAGCCGTCTTCGATACGCCGAATCCCGTGAACCTGCTCGGCCAGGCGGGGCGCCAGCTCATGTTCATCGCCGTGTCGATCTACGGCTGGGTGCGCTGGTCGCAGCACCGCCACGTGAGCGAGACCGCGGTCGAGCCGCGCTGGGCGAGCACGAAGGAGCGTGTGCTGCTCGCCGTCGCACTCGTCGGTGGCACGCTCGTGCTCACTCCGATCTTCCGGGCGCTCGGCTCATTCGAACCCGTGTGGGCCGACGCGTGGATCTTCATGGGGTCGCTGCTCGCCACGTGGGGCATGGCGAAGGGATGGACGGAGTTCTGGCTGATCTGGGTCGCCGTCGACGTGGTCGGAGTCCCCCTGCTCATCAGCGCCGGCTACTACGCCTCAGCGCTGCTCTACGTCTTCTACGGGGCATTCACGATCTTCGGGTTCATCACCTGGATGCGCGTGCAGCGCATCACCACGGCGAGGGAACTCGCTCGAGCACCGTCCACACCGCTTCACTGA
- a CDS encoding DUF3054 domain-containing protein has protein sequence MTEPSRASAIITAALLDTAAVVVFVLIGRRSHAEGLELIEVWGTAWPFLVALATGWLVARAWRHPIAVWPSAIVIWVVTLIGGMLLRAMSGQGTDPAFVIVAASVLAAFLIGWRLLARVVATLTRRRSRANSVDA, from the coding sequence ATGACCGAACCATCGCGTGCGAGCGCGATCATCACGGCTGCCCTGCTCGACACGGCGGCCGTCGTCGTCTTCGTCCTCATCGGGCGCCGCAGCCACGCCGAAGGGCTCGAGCTCATCGAAGTCTGGGGCACCGCCTGGCCGTTCCTCGTGGCCCTTGCGACCGGCTGGCTCGTGGCACGCGCATGGCGGCATCCGATCGCCGTCTGGCCGTCCGCGATCGTGATCTGGGTGGTGACCCTGATCGGCGGCATGCTGCTGCGTGCCATGAGCGGGCAGGGCACCGACCCCGCGTTCGTGATCGTCGCTGCGTCGGTGCTCGCGGCATTCCTCATCGGCTGGCGCCTCCTCGCGCGCGTCGTCGCGACGCTCACGCGGCGTCGCTCCCGAGCGAACTCGGTCGACGCGTGA
- a CDS encoding thioredoxin domain-containing protein, with protein MGHRLADSTSPYLRAHASNPVDWYQWGEAAFAAAHERDVPILISIGYATCHWCHVMARESFSDPEVARVLNEGFVAIKVDREEHPDVDASYLAAASAFTRQLGWPLTVFATPEGRTFYAGTYFPPRAAPNMPSFTQVLEAVGEAWRERRPQLDETAAAVADALVAASVADTSGALPSTEQLQGAVEALARDEDRLYGGFGGAPKFPVAPVLGFLTASGDRGRTIARRTLELMGASPLRDRVDGGFFRYATRADWSEPHYERMLTDNALLLDVAVDLARSEDLEGGSEAIARGVAGFLTGRMQLPSGGFASAQDSESVIDGARSEGGYYHRDAAGRAGLEPPSLDQKVLTGWNGLAIGALARAAFAFDDDELLASGRRAAGFVLEHHVHSDRLVRSSLDGTVSSATATLEDTGMLAGGLLDLASATGEASYAVVARSLVDAAVRAADASAVPFAAPGGADPVLAARGLALPSDPAEGATPSALTSCAHAAWRLYLLGAGEEYREVAATAMRSVAGLALERPLAFGSALQLMARMAAPIVQLVTVVPDADVAAEPTIAELVASTRRHEASVAVIVTEAQARAFAGAGFELFEGRPAGDHRAAAYRCRTFVCALPVSDAAALDALAVER; from the coding sequence ATGGGTCATCGTCTCGCGGACTCCACGAGCCCGTACCTGCGGGCACATGCCTCGAACCCCGTCGATTGGTATCAATGGGGCGAGGCGGCGTTCGCGGCCGCGCATGAACGCGACGTGCCGATCCTCATCTCGATCGGGTATGCAACGTGCCACTGGTGTCATGTCATGGCACGCGAGAGCTTCAGTGATCCCGAGGTCGCCAGGGTGCTGAACGAGGGGTTCGTCGCGATCAAGGTCGACCGCGAAGAGCACCCCGATGTCGATGCGAGCTACCTCGCCGCGGCATCCGCCTTCACCAGGCAACTCGGCTGGCCGCTCACGGTATTCGCGACGCCCGAGGGTCGAACCTTCTACGCCGGCACGTACTTTCCGCCGCGCGCGGCCCCGAACATGCCGTCGTTCACCCAAGTGCTCGAGGCCGTCGGTGAGGCTTGGCGCGAGCGGCGACCGCAACTCGACGAGACCGCCGCCGCGGTCGCCGATGCGCTCGTCGCGGCATCCGTCGCCGACACCTCGGGCGCGTTGCCGTCGACGGAGCAGCTGCAGGGCGCCGTCGAGGCGCTCGCCCGCGACGAGGACCGCCTGTACGGGGGATTCGGCGGTGCGCCGAAGTTCCCGGTGGCGCCGGTGCTCGGCTTTCTCACCGCCTCCGGCGACCGAGGGCGGACGATTGCCCGACGGACCCTCGAGCTCATGGGCGCATCGCCCCTTCGCGACCGGGTCGACGGCGGGTTCTTCCGCTACGCCACTCGCGCCGACTGGAGCGAGCCGCATTACGAGCGGATGCTGACTGACAACGCGCTGCTCCTCGACGTCGCCGTCGATCTCGCGCGGTCGGAAGATCTCGAAGGAGGATCCGAGGCGATCGCGCGGGGCGTTGCTGGGTTCCTCACCGGTCGCATGCAGCTCCCGTCGGGCGGGTTCGCGAGCGCGCAGGACTCCGAGAGCGTCATCGACGGCGCACGCAGCGAGGGCGGCTATTACCACCGCGACGCCGCCGGGCGGGCAGGGCTCGAACCGCCGTCGCTCGACCAGAAAGTGCTCACCGGGTGGAACGGCCTCGCCATCGGTGCGCTCGCGCGAGCGGCGTTCGCCTTCGACGACGATGAGCTGCTCGCATCGGGGCGTCGGGCGGCCGGCTTCGTGCTCGAGCATCACGTCCACAGCGACCGGCTCGTACGATCCTCGCTCGACGGAACCGTCTCCTCGGCGACCGCGACCCTCGAGGACACCGGGATGCTCGCAGGCGGGCTGCTCGACCTCGCTTCGGCGACGGGCGAGGCGTCGTACGCCGTCGTCGCTCGCAGCCTGGTCGACGCCGCGGTGCGCGCCGCCGACGCGTCGGCCGTCCCGTTCGCGGCACCGGGCGGCGCCGATCCGGTGCTCGCCGCCCGTGGGCTCGCGTTGCCGAGCGACCCTGCCGAAGGGGCGACGCCATCCGCCCTGACGTCGTGCGCCCACGCCGCGTGGCGGCTCTACCTCCTCGGCGCGGGCGAGGAGTATCGGGAGGTGGCAGCCACCGCGATGCGCTCGGTTGCGGGGCTCGCGCTCGAGCGTCCGCTCGCGTTCGGCAGTGCGCTGCAACTGATGGCGCGAATGGCCGCGCCGATCGTGCAACTCGTCACGGTCGTGCCCGACGCGGACGTTGCCGCCGAGCCGACGATCGCAGAGCTCGTCGCGAGCACGCGGCGCCACGAGGCATCCGTCGCGGTGATCGTGACCGAAGCGCAAGCGCGCGCCTTCGCCGGCGCCGGGTTCGAGCTGTTCGAAGGGCGCCCCGCCGGCGATCACCGTGCCGCGGCGTACCGGTGCCGCACCTTCGTCTGCGCGCTGCCCGTGAGCGACGCCGCAGCCCTCGACGCCCTCGCCGTCGAACGGTGA
- a CDS encoding aldo/keto reductase, which translates to MTSVPRIQLNDGHSIPQLGIGVFKVDPAQTERIVADALEIGYRHIDTARIYGNEAGVGSALAASGVPREQLFVTTKLWNDDQGTQSVFDAFDASLDRLGLDYVDLYLIHWPSPANDRYVETWRAFETLRESGRVRSIGVSNFLVPHLERLLAETDVVPAVDQIELHPAHQQPATAAYAEEQGIAIEAWGPLGQGKYPLLELPEVTDAAEAHGMSPAQVVIRWHLQRGHIVFPKSGDRARMAENFDVFGFELDAEEMAAITALEREGRVSSHPDDVS; encoded by the coding sequence ATGACCTCCGTGCCCCGCATCCAGCTCAACGACGGCCACTCGATCCCGCAGCTCGGAATCGGGGTGTTCAAGGTCGACCCGGCCCAGACCGAGCGCATCGTCGCCGACGCGCTCGAGATCGGCTACCGCCACATCGATACGGCACGCATCTACGGCAACGAAGCGGGGGTGGGCAGCGCGCTCGCCGCCTCCGGTGTCCCTCGTGAACAGCTCTTCGTGACGACGAAGCTCTGGAACGACGACCAGGGCACGCAATCGGTGTTCGACGCGTTCGATGCGAGCCTCGATCGGCTCGGCCTCGACTACGTCGACCTCTACCTGATCCACTGGCCGTCGCCCGCGAACGATCGGTACGTCGAGACGTGGCGCGCGTTCGAGACGCTCCGCGAGTCGGGGCGGGTCCGCTCGATCGGCGTCTCGAACTTCCTCGTTCCGCACCTCGAGCGCCTGCTCGCCGAGACCGACGTCGTGCCGGCGGTCGACCAGATCGAACTGCACCCGGCACATCAGCAGCCCGCCACCGCGGCCTACGCCGAGGAGCAGGGCATCGCCATCGAGGCGTGGGGTCCGCTCGGCCAGGGCAAGTACCCGCTGCTCGAGCTGCCGGAGGTGACGGATGCCGCCGAAGCCCACGGCATGTCGCCGGCCCAGGTCGTCATCCGCTGGCATCTGCAACGCGGTCACATCGTCTTCCCGAAGTCCGGCGATCGTGCTCGCATGGCCGAGAACTTCGACGTGTTCGGGTTCGAGCTGGATGCGGAGGAGATGGCGGCGATCACGGCGCTCGAGCGCGAGGGACGCGTCAGCTCGCATCCCGATGACGTGAGTTGA
- a CDS encoding CPBP family intramembrane glutamic endopeptidase, producing the protein MTTDVAAQLSAAPPRRPTLVSLLGLPLLRVALVGTAALVTWAVLAAADEPGPFPPSMLFAAATMLPVNLISIWLVRRALHREGRRARDLIGYSARRLGTDVLWGVLWMTVLAIPFFLAVMGVMFALHGGAALDRFDTVFYDAEAAPMFDRAILTVLAVVSVVTFAPLNAPAEELIYRGYSQGGLQRRWPVLWAILVPASIFALQHVFYAVTPDAVLVYLAAFFVWGIGSGIIVWRQRRLMPIIVAHLLVNLMTSAPALVIVFLPDSALAG; encoded by the coding sequence ATGACGACGGATGTGGCGGCCCAGCTGAGCGCCGCGCCGCCGCGCCGCCCGACCCTCGTCTCCCTGCTCGGGCTCCCCCTGCTTCGCGTCGCGCTCGTGGGCACCGCCGCACTCGTCACGTGGGCGGTGCTCGCCGCCGCCGACGAGCCCGGTCCGTTCCCACCGTCGATGCTGTTCGCCGCGGCGACCATGCTCCCGGTGAACCTCATCTCGATCTGGCTCGTGCGCCGGGCCCTGCATCGTGAGGGCCGGCGTGCACGCGACCTCATCGGCTACTCGGCACGACGCCTCGGCACCGACGTGCTGTGGGGGGTCCTCTGGATGACGGTGCTCGCGATCCCGTTCTTCCTCGCCGTGATGGGCGTGATGTTCGCCCTCCACGGCGGCGCTGCGCTCGACCGCTTCGACACGGTCTTCTACGACGCCGAGGCCGCACCGATGTTCGATCGGGCGATCCTCACGGTGCTCGCCGTCGTCTCGGTGGTGACGTTCGCGCCGCTCAACGCGCCGGCCGAAGAGCTCATCTACCGGGGCTATTCGCAGGGGGGCCTCCAACGGCGCTGGCCGGTGCTGTGGGCGATCCTCGTTCCGGCGTCGATCTTCGCGCTCCAGCACGTCTTCTACGCGGTCACGCCCGACGCCGTGCTCGTCTACCTCGCGGCGTTCTTCGTCTGGGGCATCGGCTCCGGAATCATCGTCTGGCGACAGCGTCGGCTGATGCCGATCATCGTCGCCCACCTGCTCGTGAACCTCATGACGAGCGCGCCGGCCCTCGTGATCGTCTTCCTCCCCGATTCGGCTCTCGCCGGCTGA